The Ochotona princeps isolate mOchPri1 chromosome 1, mOchPri1.hap1, whole genome shotgun sequence genome has a segment encoding these proteins:
- the PEX3 gene encoding peroxisomal biogenesis factor 3, translating to MLRSTWNFLKRHKKKCIFLGTVLGGVYILGKYGQRKIREIQEREAAEYIAQARRQYHFESNQRTCNMTVLSMLPTLREALMQQLNSESLTALLKNRPSNKVEIWEDLKIISFTRSIVAVYSTCMLVVLLRVQLNIIGGYIYLDNAAVGKNGTTVLAPPDVQQQYLSSIQHLLGDGLTELITVIKQAVQKILGSVSLKHSLSLLDLEHKLEEIRNLVEQHKSSSWINKDGSKSLLCHYMMPDEETPLAVQACGLSARDVTTIKLLNETRDMLESPDFSTVLNTCLNRGFSRLLDNMAEFFRPTEQDLQHGNTMNSLSSVSLPLAKIIPIVNGQIHSVCSETPSHFVQDLLMMEQVKDFAANVYEAFSTPQQLEK from the exons GAGTGTATATTCTTGGGAAATATGGACAGAGGaaaatcagagaaatacaagagAGGGAGGCTGCAGAGTACATTGCCCAGGCACGACGGCAGTATCATTTTGAAAGCAACCAGAGGACTTGCAATATGACAG TGCTGTCCATGCTGCCCACTCTGAGAGAGGCTCTGATGCAGCAGCTCAATTCTGAGAGCCTCACCGCTCTGCTCAAAAACAG GCCTTCAAACAAGGTAGAAATATGGGAAGACCTGAAGATAATAA gTTTCACAAGAAGTATTGTGGCTGTATATAGTACTTGTATGCTGGTGGTTCTTTTACGGGTCCAGTTAAATATAATTGGTGGATATATTTATCTGGATAATGCAGCAGTTGGCAAAAATGGCACC ACAGTTCTTGCTCCACCAGATGTCCAACAGCAATATTTATCAAGTATTCAACACCTCCTTGGAGATG GCCTGACAGAATTGATTACTGTCATTAAACAAGCTGTACAGAAGATTTTAGGAAG TGTTTCTCTTAAACATTCTTTGTCCCTTTTGGACTTGGAGCACAAACTAGAAGAAATCAGAAATCTCGTTGAGCAGCATAAATCTTCTTCTTGGATTAATAAAGATGGATCCAAATCTTTATTATGCCATTATATGATGCCAGATGAAGAAACTCCATTAGCAGTTCAG GCCTGTGGACTTTCTGCTAGAGATGTGACCACTATTAAACTTCTCAATGAAACTAGAGACATGTTGGAAAG tCCAGATTTCAGCACAGTTTTGAATACCTGTTTAAACCGAGGTTTTAGTAGACTTCTAGACAATATGGCTGAATTCTTTCGACCTACTGAACAGGACCTGCAACATGGTAACACCATGAATAG TCTTTCCAGCGTCAGCCTGCCTTTAGCCAAGATAATCCCAATAGTGAACGGACAGATCCATTCGGTGTGCAGTGAAACTCCCAGTCATTTTGTTCAG GATCTGTTGATGATGGAGCAAGTGAAAGATTTTGCTGCTAATGTATATGAAGCTTTTAGTACCCCTCAACAACTGGAGAAGTGA